The sequence ATTACTAACCTCTGATTAGAGTAAACAAATTGGCTATACTAACAAATTTAGTTCTCAATTATTTATTGTCAACAAAATCTTATATAATTAATTGAAGAGGATTATTGTATGGCCCTTCAGAACGTAATTTCCTTTCTATGGTTCCCTTGTTCAGGGGAATCTTCCGGAGAGGACGACTTCTTTTTTGTTGTCGATGTGGTTGATGATCTTCTGGAGGGCGTGTTTTGGTGTTGAAGCGGACTACTTCCTTGTTGAGAAGAGTATTAACAGCCCATTCCATAATGATGTGGGCTTCCTGAGGCGGGTAGAGCTGTTTTCCTGATTTCGGGTTCAAGGGTTAGGGTGAAGAAAAACAACTGCAGAGCTGTATTACATAGGCCTCAGCCAAAACAATGACCGATAAAGGGGCGGTTGTTTCTGTTCGAAAATTTTTAATAAATATAGGAATAAAGCCATGATGGAATACAAAGGATATATTGGAGACGTTCATTTTGATTCTGATGCTCATATCTTTCATGGAGAAGTTATCAATACCAAAGATGTGATCACATTCCAGGGAAAGACTGTTGATGAGTTGGAAAGAGCATTTTCTGAATCTATAGATGATTATATTTCCTGGTGTAAGGAAGACGGTGTTGAACCAGAAAAACCATACTCTGGAAAATTTAATTTACGTTTAACACCTGAATTACATAAGGAAGTGGCAATTACAGCTCGTATGATGAAGCTTTCTATTAATAAGTTTGTAGAGAAAGCGGTCAGAGATGAATTATTCCAGATAAATGTTCAATAAGAATTATTCATAGAAATACATCGTACCCAAGTCTGTCATAATCAAAAAAGGAATTCAGAGCAGGTATGATTCGGTTACACATGGTGATCAGACTTGTAGCAGACAGCTTGAATCTTTGATCTCCCCGGCTTGATCCAGAGTGATGCAGTTCACATATCTATGCCTTCATCCTTTTCTGTAATTCCATTCCGGATGGCGTAGTGAACAAGCTCGGCCATGCTGTTGAGTCCTAATTTCTCTCTCAATCTGTTTTTGTGCTTTTCAACCGTTTTGAGATGGATATCCAATATCCAGCTGATCTCTTTATTGCTTTTACCCTGGGATACATGTTCCAGGATCTGGGACTGTCGTGTGGTTATCTTTGTATATTTCTGGGGACAGATCTCAAAGTCTTTGTCATCCAGAAGTTCCTGGATCTCCCCGGGGTAGGTTTTGATACCCCGGGAGGTCTTTTCGATGCTGCGGCGGAACTCTTCTGGGTTGGATCTGTAATCGATGAGACCAGTTGCTCCGTTCTTGACCGCCTTGACTCCCAAAACCTTGTTCAGCCTCCGGCAGAAACAGAGGGACAGAGGACTCTTCTGCTGCCTCTTCATTTCCCTGAGAATGCTGATTCCGTTCATTCTGGGGAGGAAGAGATCCAGTACTATAAACTGGGGGTGAAATCTTTCAATATTTTGAAGGGTCGTGGGGCCGTCGGAGCAATAGGAG is a genomic window of Oceanispirochaeta sp. M1 containing:
- a CDS encoding type II toxin-antitoxin system HicB family antitoxin; translated protein: MMEYKGYIGDVHFDSDAHIFHGEVINTKDVITFQGKTVDELERAFSESIDDYISWCKEDGVEPEKPYSGKFNLRLTPELHKEVAITARMMKLSINKFVEKAVRDELFQINVQ
- a CDS encoding response regulator transcription factor — encoded protein: MTKKTILVSSKDAFTGAMLVNIVEKAHIGSICSYCSDGPTTLQNIERFHPQFIVLDLFLPRMNGISILREMKRQQKSPLSLCFCRRLNKVLGVKAVKNGATGLIDYRSNPEEFRRSIEKTSRGIKTYPGEIQELLDDKDFEICPQKYTKITTRQSQILEHVSQGKSNKEISWILDIHLKTVEKHKNRLREKLGLNSMAELVHYAIRNGITEKDEGIDM